The genomic stretch TCATCCTGCCTCTGAAGTGGGGCTGCTCGTACATCAGCCAGTGGCCATCCATCACGTTGCAGGACTGGCAGTCGGACATACGGTAACGGTCCATGATGGAGTCACAGTCGTCCATCATCTCGTGCATCTGACCTCCGAAATTATCTCTGTCGTAGATCCTCATTCTGTAGGATCCTCTGTGCTGTTAGGAGgaaataagaatatgttgaatGAATTACTGAATACATCAGACTGTTGGAACGCATCACAGACCCAATATGATTTATTATGGACATCACAAAGCTACTTTGAGCGGGGCTGTTAACAGCAGACTAAATATCATATTGCCTACCATGGGGATCGTGCGGCAGGACCTGATATCCGTCATTCCCATCATACTCTGGAAGTCAGAGTACTCTCCCCTCCTCATGAAGTACTGGTTTCCCATGTAGTTGTTGCGGTCGTAGACCATGAAGCAGCCACTCTGAACCCTACAGGAGTGGCACCTGCTCAGGTAGGAGGACATGTCAGCGCAGTCGCTGCTGCACTCATAGGAACGACCCTGGAAGTTCCTGTCCTCGTAGAAGACGATCTGAAAATAAAAAGGGATCATTTCTAtgaactgaaatattttatgaaacaaacatttttgagaaatgtagGAACTTTAAAGAACTTTAATGTAGTTGGGGGTGCTAGAACACTACAGGTCTTTTGCATAACAATCTATGAAAATTAAAGTATGTATTTTGGTTTTAAACTTACCCTGCCCATGTTCATGCTGGTGGACATGTTTGCTCACTGTGCTGCTGGTTGCTGCTCCTGAACTGATTCCTACCTGGTTTAACCCTTTCTTTTATACCTGACCAAACCTAAAGAATTCCCAGCTCCATTGTTCAAACCCCTGACCCAGCAACATGCTATAGAAGCCTGCAGAGGCCACTGAGGTTACGTCCACATTTCCAGTGACTGGATCcctcagtgtcttcagaaagaCTGTTTCTCaattgtctgtttctcaaacaaaGTAACATATAGCCTTTTGAGAGTTTACAACAGCTAGTAACAGCCTTGAAAAGGAATGTTCTCCATACAGTACATGTCACAAtgcttttctacattttgtaatattatttgatcaaatattaaTGATACAGGCTCAATGTTATATTGTAAGCTCATTTGATTTAAGACATTAAGCATAAATCACACATATTGAATGAAGAGTGAAAATCTGGGGTTAACCTGTTAGTTTAAACTATGTATTGTTACTCATCTTTTGTTCAGTGTGCTGATTTAACCATTCTTAAACGTCAGTGGACTTGACGTAGACCGACATTCCTAACCAGTGAATACATCATCAAAAGTGAGTCGAATTTAACTAACATTTATGGTTCATAACACTATACTACAGAAATTGTTACAAAACGTTAAATTGTATTGAAAAATATTTCAAATACTTAAATTTGTTAATTcatttatgaagcctttatgaaaGGTTTATAAAAGGGTCTGTAAATAGTTAATGAGAGTTAATAATACTTTATAGACTGTTATAATACTTTATAGATTTTACAGTTTAGTTAATTCACACACAATGGTACACTCTGCCCCCCTAAATTCAATATTAAGATAGTTTTTACAATATTGAGGTTATGAAAACACATTTTCCTCTGATCTACAATCTGGGCACATTTAGGTAAATCAATCATACacgcaagcaagcacacacacacacacctctctattaATCCATCTCTCTATTAACCACTCCCTTCTTAAATATCCCACACATTGTGATGACAGAGAAAGGCATGCTAGAAGGCCTATCTGCCATTGCTTGCATCTTTCACATATCCTCTGTGGGAGCTTTTTATAGGGCAGAAATCTTCTGCTTTGCATCAAGTACCAACTATTTTTAACATCTCACATTCCCAAGATACTTTGTAGTACCAGGCGTGTTACATTGTACCGTGGAGTTTGGGTTACCAGCTGGGAAGGTTCTTATGTAAAAACACCCGCCTGGATTGACACGGTGCTAGGCACCGATCCAGTTAGAGATCcagtatgtagatactgtagatatttaGAGGTGTGGTGTGGAGCTAAATTTGGCACGTATTGTTTTGTTATGCCAGGTCAGGTCATCACTCTACTGTGCTGATAGAAGCCTCATGcagtccttcctcttcctctgaaaaGGCCATTAGTTTTCACTATGTGTAAAATCCTGGAAGACTGCTCTGAATCCTGTTGAGCTTCTGCCTTTCAGTCTTATCAGAGATACTTCTTGGCTTGTTGAGTTTTTGCCAATGGTGTGCCTGATATCGATGCAGCAAAAGCTTGTTATTCCGCCCATTTTGTAGGTTATCTACCTAACACGCACGTTTCTGTGGATTGAAATAAGCTCTATTTTGAGCTAAATTCATTAAATGCTTTTTGCTTACATGGACTGAGAAGAAGTACACAGTTTTCCAATGAGGCAAGGCCATTAAATATCAACATATTGCTGCTTTGGACCCACAATGAGTTGCACGGTGGTGATTTCAACTAATGTCCGTGTGTTTTGTATGTGAACATAAAAACAATGAAATTGCCACTGAGAGCTTTGGAAGTCTTCATGAAATGTAAaaagaaaatataaaatatgaaaCTAGTAGTGCAACCACAAACAAAGGCTGTCATAAGGATTATGTTGAAAACATACAGAGGGGGATGTTCTCCATGAACAATTATCGTCCTATAACTTACAACATGGGCGTCATAGAAATCACACCAATATTGCTAATGTTACAtattttaatattaataataaaatgccatttagcagacacttttatccaaagtgatgtACGCTACagtgagtttattttattttatttcacctttatttaaccaggtaggctagttgagaacaagttctcatttgcaactgcgaccttcccaagataaagcaaagcagctcgacacatacaacaacacagagttacacatggaataaaccaacatacaatcaataatatagtagaaaaatctatatacagcatgtgcaaatgaggtaggattcTTAacgtaaggcaataaataggccatggtggcgaagtaattacaatatagcaattaaacactggaatggtaggatgtgctgaagatgaatgtgcaagtagagatactggggtgcaaagaagctaaataaattaaaacagtatggagatgaggtagattggatgggctatttacagatgagctatgtacaggtgcagtgatctgtgagctgctctgacagctggtgcttaaagctagtgagggaggtaagagtctcgagcttcagagatttttgcagttcgttccagtcattggcagcagagaactggaaggagaggcggccaaaggaagaattggctttgggggtgaccagtgagatatacctgctggagcgcgtgctaccggTGGGTGCTGCcttggtgatcagtgagctgagataagaccgggctttacctagcagagacttgtagatgacctggagccagtgggtttggcgacgagtatgaagcgagggccagccaacgagagcatacaagtcgcagtggtgggaagtatatggggctttggtgacaaaacggatggcactgtgatagactgcatccaatttcttgagtggagtgttggaggctattttgtaaatgacatcgccaaagtcgagaatcagtaggatggtcagttttatgagagtatgtttggcagcatgagtgaagaatgctttgtttgtaacggttttctagtggtgatgaaggagagtcggaccaaactgcagcgtgtcgattgcgatccatatttattaaacaaaaacgtaaacacgactaaacactaaacactacaaaacaataaacataaggaaaaccgaaaacagcctatctagtgcaaactaacagagagtacaagtaagacactaaggacaatcacccacgacaaactcaaagaatatggctgcctaaatatggttcccaatcagagacaacgataagcacctgcctctgattgagaaccactccagacagccatagaccttgctagacaacccactaagctacaatcccaataccaccaccaaaaccccaagacaaacacaccacaattacaaaaaaacccatgccacaccctggcctgaccaaatacataaagataaacacaaaatactttgaccagggcgtgacagaaccccccccctaaggtgcggactcccgaacgcacctcaaaacaatagggagggtccgggtgggcgtctgtccatggtggcggctccggcgcgggacgtggaccccactcctttaatgtcttagtcccctctcccttcgtccctggatagtccaccctcgccgccgaccatggcctagtagtccccacccagaaccccactggactgaggagcagatcgggactgaaggacagctcgggaccgaggcagctcgggactgagggaaagctcgggagtgagagaaagctcaggagtgagaggaagctcaggagtgagaggaagctcaggagtgagaggaagctcaggagtgagaggaagctcaggagtgagaggaagctcaggagtgagaggaagctcaggagtgagaggaagctcaggcaggtagatagatctaccagctcctggctggctggtggtttcagcagatcctggctgactggcagatcctggctgactggcagatctggaagagtctggttgactggcagatctggaagagtctggttgactggcagatctggaagagtctggctgactggcagatctggaagagtctggctgactggcagatctggaagagtctggctgactggcagatctggaagagtctggctgactggcagatctggaagagtctggttgactggcagatctggaagagtctggctgactggcagatctggaagagtctggctgactggcagatctggaagagtctggctgactggcagatctggaagagtctggctgactggcagatctggaagagtctggctgactggcagatctggcggcgctgggcagactggcggcgctgggcagactggcgatgctgggcagactggcggcgctgggcagactggcggcgctgggcagactggctgggcagactgacgacgctgggcagactgacgacgctgggcagactggcggtgctgggcagactggcgatgctgggcagactggcgatgctgggcagactggcggcgctgggcagactggggcgctggcggcgctgggcagactggcggcactagctgctccatataggctgacagctctggcggcttcttacagactgaccgctctggcggctccgtgctgactggcagctccttgcagactggcagctccttacagactgacagctccgtgcagactgacagctccgtgcagactgacagctccgtgcagactggcagctccatgcagactggcagctccatgcagactggcagctccatgcagactgactgctctatgcagactgacagctctggctgcttcatgcagactgacatctctggctgctccatgtaaactggctgcttcatgcagactggcagctcgggctgcttcatgtagactgacagctctggctgctccatgcagactgacagctctgactgttccatgcagactgacagctctggctgcttcatgcagactggcagctctggctgctccatgtagactggctgcttcatgcagactggcagctcgggctgcttcatgtagactgacagctctgactgctccatgcggactgacagctctggctgctccatgtagactggctgcttcatgcagactggcagctcgggctgcttcatgtagactgacagctctgactgctccatgcagactgacagctctggctgcttcatgcagacttgcagctctggctgctccatgcagactggcagctctggctgctccatgcagactgacagctctggctgctccatgcagactggctgcttcatgcagactggcagctctggctgctccatgcagactgacagctccatgcagactgacagctctggctgctccatgcagactgacagctctggctgctccttgcagactggcagctctggctgcgctgaacaggcgggagactccggcagcgtaggagaggagaaaggttctggctgcgctaaacaggcgggaggctccggcagcgctgtagaggaggaaggctctggctgcgctaaacaggcgggagactccggcagcgctggagatgaggaaggctctaacagcgctagataggcgggagactccggcagcgcaggagaggagaaaggctctggctgcgctaaacaggcgggaggctccggcagcgctgtagaggaggaaggctctggctgcgctgaacaggcgaggcacactgaaggcctggtgcgtggtgctggaactggtggtaatggatcgaggacacgcacaggaagcctggtgcggggagctgctaccggagggctggggtgtggaggtggtactggatagaccggaccgtgcaggcgcactggagctcttgagcaccgagcctgcccaaccttacctggctgaatgctctcggttgccctgccagtgtggcgaggtggaatagcccgcactgggctatgcaggcgaaccggagacaccgagcgcaaggctggtgccatgtaagccggcccaaggagacgcactggggaccagatgcgtagagccggcttcatggcatttggctcgacgctcaatctagcccggccgatacgcggagctggaatataccgaaccgggccactggagacaccgtgcgctccacagcataacacggtgcctgcccggtctctccagcccccggtaagcacagggagtttgcgcaggtctcctacctggcatagccatactccctgtaagccccccaagaaatttttggggctgactctcgggcttcgctCTGCGCCGCCGTGTTTTCCTTTTCGACTCCATTCGCCTATAGCCTTCTTCGCACTGCTCAAGCGAATCCCATGCGGGCTCCTGCACTCTCTGGGTCGGCCGCCCACCTGTCGATCTCTTCCCACGTCGTATACTCCATGCcattgctgtccataacgtcctcctttcgcttctcctgttgcacctttgggcggctacactcccctggtttagcccagggtcctctcccgtcgaggatttcctcccatgtccagaaatccttattaagcatctccttttcggcttctcctgcctgttgacacgccgcttggtccgttggtggtgggtgattctgtaacggttttctagtggtgatgaaggagagtcggaccaaactgcagcgtgtcgattgcgatccatatttattaaacaaaaacgtaaacacgactaaacactaaacactacaaaacaataaacataaggaaaaccgaaaacagcctatctagtgcaaactaacagagagtacaagtaagacactaaggacaatcacccacgacaaactcaaagaatatggctgcctaaatatggttcccaatcagagacaacgataagcacctgcctctgattgagaaccactccagacagccatagaccttgctagacaacccactaagctacaatcccaataccaccaccaaaaccccaagacaaacacaccacaattacaaaaaaacccatgccacaccctggcctgaccaaatacataaagataaacacaaaatactttgaccagggcgtgacattgttGCCAAATAGGAAGCCacttctagatttaattttggattggagatgcatacacttcagtatactgtatgtaatccCTGAGGGAAACAAACTTTGCACCACACTATTTCCAACAGAACCACACAGGACCAATAATATGGCTGGAGGGTGATTATCAAACTGAAGTCTCAATATTAGTCTTTTGTTGCTTcatttccatttatttttttactttgtctTGATTTGACTGTATTTTTCACTGATGATTGTCTTTACTTTTATATGCAATTACTAGACACTTTCTTACCTTGTTTAGCGAAAATGATCGTGGCACCTTTGTAATTGGAGTTGTATAATGATGTAGAGAAAAAAAGTTTTCGTAAATTGTATCAATATGTATTTGCGTTTATTGTACACAGGCTCGATTTTGGCCAATCAATTAGAGTAGTGTTTGTGGAGTAGCACAACGTGTATGATTAGCTAAGTTTGTTAGCTCTACAAGTAGCTCTCTACTAATGCTTTAGTGTTAACATCAAAATCCCTCTTTATCATCTAAAGGACATTCATTTCaatgcttgatgacagctttggatgCTCTTGgcattcaaccagcttcatgaggtagtcaccaggaatgcatttcaattaacaggtgtaccttcttaaaagttaagccaatcagttgtgttgtgacaaggtaggggtggtatacataagatatccctatttggtaaaagtccaagtccatataatggcaaaaacagctcaaataagcaaagagaaacaacagcccatcattactttaagacatgaaggtcagtcaatacggaacatttcaagaactttgaatgtttcttcaagtgtagttgcaaaaacaatcaagcactatgatgaaactggctctcatgaggaccgtcacaggaatggaagatccagagttacctttgctgcagttATGTCTTCATTAGAGTTAGCAGCCTCAGGAATtgtgcccaaataaatgcttcacagagttcaagtaacatacacatgtcaacatcaactgttcagaggagactgtgtgaatcaggccttcattgtcgagttgctgcaaagaaaccatgactaaaggacaccaataagaagaagagacttgcttgggccatgaaacacgagcaatggaccttagaccagtggaaatttgtcctttggtctagagtccaaattggatatttttggttccaaccgccatgtctttgtgagaagcggtgtgggtgaatggatgatctccacatgtgtatttcccaccgtaaagcatggaggaggagatgttatggtgtgggggtgctttgctaatgacactgtctgtgatttttttagatttaaaggcacacttaaccagcatggctaccacagcattctgcagagatacgccatctcatctggtttgggcttagtgggactatcatttgtttttcgacAGTTCAatgacacacctccaggctgtgtaagggctattttaccaagaagatgagtgatggagtgctgcatccgttgacctggcctccacaatcccctgacctcaaccagattgagatggtttgggatgagtcggaccgcagagtgaaggaaaagcagccaacaagtgctcagcatatgtgggaactccttcaagactgttggaaaagcattccaggtgaagctggttgagagaatgccaagagtgtgcaaagctgtcatcaatgcaaagggtgactatttgaagaatctcaaatataaaatatattttgatttatttaacactttttaggtttccatatgtattatttcatagttttcatgccttcactattattctacaatgtagaaaatagtaaaaaataataaaaacccttgaatgagtaggtgttctaaagaTTTTGACCGGTAGTATATATAATTGGCCTATGTTATATCATACCCACAGATGGAAACACAAAACACCAAATATTGAAATGATGTAGCACACTCAATTGTTACGGATTATCAATCACTTTTATTTGGTCAACATAACATATCTAGCACATATCAGTGATACGCCTCATGCTCATGAACCTCATGCCACTCATGCCCATATCCCTGAAGTTCCTGTACTCTCCGGGCCTCATGTAAGTCATCCTGCCTCTGAAGTGGGGCTGCTCGTACATCAGCCAGTGGCCATCCATCACGTTGCAGGACTGGCAGTCGGACATACGATAATGGTCCATGATGGAGTCACAGTCGTCCATCATCTCGTGCATCTGACCTCCGAAGTTATCTCTCTCGTAGATCCTCATTCTGTAGGATCCTCTGTGCTGTTAGGAGgaaataagaatatgttgaatGAATTACTGAGGACATCAGACTGCTGAAAAGCATCACAGACCCAATATGATTTATTATGGACATCACAAAGCTACTTAGAGCGGAGCTGTTAACAGCAGACTAAGTATCATATTGCCTACCATGGGGATCGTGCGGCAGGACCTGATATCAGTCATTCCCATCATACTCTGGAAGTCAGAGTACTCTCCCCTCCTCATGAAGTACTGGTTTCCCATGTAGTTGTTGCGGTCGTAGACCATGAAGCAGCCGCTCTGAACCCTACAGGAGTGGCACCTGCTCAGGTAGGAGGACATGTCAGCGCAGTCGCTGCTGCACTCATAGGAACGACCCTGGAAGTTCCTGTCCTCGTAGAAGACGATCTGAAAATAAAAAGGGATCATTTCTATGAACACAAAAATATTTTATGAAACAAACATCTTTGAGAAATGTAGGAACTTTAAAGAACTTTAATGTTGTAGTTGGGGGTGCTAGAACACTACAGGTCTTTTGCATAACAATCTATGAAAATTGAAGTATATATTTTGGTTTTAAACTTACCCTGCCCATGTTCATGCTGGTGGACATGTTTGCTCACTGTGTTGCTGGTTGCTGCTCCTGAACTGATTCCTACCTGGTTTAACCCTTTCTTTTATACCTGACCAAACCTAAAGAATTCCCAGCTCCATTGTTCAAACCCCTGACCCAGCAACATGCTATAGAAGCCTGCAGAGGCCACTGAGGTTACGTCCACATTTCCAGTGACTGGATccctcagtgtctttagaaagACTGTTTCTCaattgtctgtttctcaaacaaaGTAACATATAGCCTTTTGAGAGTTTACAACAGCTAGTAACAGCCTTGAAAAGGAATGTTCTCCATACAGTACATGTCACAAtgcttttctacattttgtaatattatttgatcaaatattaaTGATACAGGCTCAATGTTATATTGTAAGCTCATTTGATTTAAGACATTAAGCATAAATCACACATATTGAATGAAGAGTGAAAATCTGGGGTTAACCTGTTAGTTTAAACTATGTATTGTTACTCATCTTTTGTTCAGTGTGCTGATTTAACCATTCTTAAACGTCAGTGGACTTGACGTAGACCGACATTCCTAACCAGTGAATACATCATCAAAAGTGAGTCGAATTTAACTAACATTTATGGTTCATAACACTATACTACAGAAATTGTTACAAAACGTTCAATTGTATTGAAAAATATTTCAAATACTTCAATTTGTTAATTcatttatgaagcctttatgaaaGGTTTATAAAAGGGTCTGTAAATAGTTAATGAGAGTTAATAATACTTTATAGACTGTTATAATACTTTATAGATTTTACAGTTTAGTTAATTCACACACAATGGTACACTCTGCCCCCCTAAATTCAATATTAAGATAGTTTTTACAATATTGAGGTTATGAAAACACATTTTCCTCTGATCTACAATCTGGGCACATTTAGGCAAAGCAATCATACACGCaagcaagcaagcacacacacacacctctctattaATCCATCTCTCTTTAACCACTCCCTTCTTAAATATCCCACACATTGTGATGACAGAGAAAGGCATGCTAGAAGGCCTATCTGCCATTGCTTGCATCTTTCACATATCCTCTGTGGGAGCTTTTTATAGGGCAGAAATCTTCTGCTTTGCATCAAGTACCAACTATTTTTAACGTCTCACATTCCCAAGATACTTTGGAGTACCAGGCGTGTTACATTGTACCGTGGAGTTTGGGTTACCAGCTGGGAAGGTTCTTATGTAAAGACACCCGCCTGGATTGACCCGGTGCTAGGCACCGATCCAGTTAGAGATCcagtatgtagatactgtagatatttaGAGGTGTGGTGTGGAGCTAAATTTGGCACCTATTGTTTTGTTATGCCAGGTCAGGTCACCACTC from Oncorhynchus tshawytscha isolate Ot180627B linkage group LG09, Otsh_v2.0, whole genome shotgun sequence encodes the following:
- the LOC112259433 gene encoding gamma-crystallin M3-like, with product MSTSMNMGRIVFYEDRNFQGRSYECSSDCADMSSYLSRCHSCRVQSGCFMVYDRNNYMGNQYFMRRGEYSDFQSMMGMTDIRSCRTIPMHRGSYRMRIYDRDNFGGQMHEMMDDCDSIMDRYRMSDCQSCNVMDGHWLMYEQPHFRGRMTYMRPGEYRNFRDMGMSGMRFMSMRRITDMC
- the LOC112225844 gene encoding gamma-crystallin M3-like; translation: MSTSMNMGRIVFYEDRNFQGRSYECSSDCADMSSYLSRCHSCRVQSGCFMVYDRNNYMGNQYFMRRGEYSDFQSMMGMTDIRSCRTIPMHRGSYRMRIYERDNFGGQMHEMMDDCDSIMDHYRMSDCQSCNVMDGHWLMYEQPHFRGRMTYMRPGEYRNFRDMGMSGMRFMSMRRITDMC